Below is a genomic region from Raphanus sativus cultivar WK10039 chromosome 4, ASM80110v3, whole genome shotgun sequence.
GTTTTGTCATTGAGTTCAAGGCTAGACTTTTGATTTAGAAATTCCACATCcactatttcaaaaaaaaattcataacatATGTTCCTGCAATGTCACTCAAATAATATTGGAGTTCATCCATCTCGTATTCTGTCACAGAGGATGATGACTTGAGTTGCGTCACCACCATCATCAACAATCCGATCTGGACCACCATCTGAACCCCAGTCAAAGAGAATGCTTTGTGCACCACCAGTACTCATGGAGAGCCATCTGACTTCTGTTCAAACGGTGGTTTGAGTTTCAATGAGGACTGCGGTTTGGATGGTTACGTGGAAAGATCTGGATCTTGTTCACAGTCACTCGTGATTAAAAAATAGATTGGGTTGATGAATCTAGTGGATTGTTAAGAATGGTCTTTAATTTAATTGAGAATAAAAAGAGGGTGTAAAGAATTTTCGAAAGAGGAGATAGGGTTATTGAGCTTCATTGTGTCTGggagaaaaaaaagacagtTTTAAtggtctggtaattggaatcgTAAAGAAGAAAAGAGTTCGTTTTCTAGTTAAAAGGATATTAAAGTCTTTCTCTCATGAGAAAGTGTGTGACAAGCACAAAGTGTCTTTTAGTGAAATTGAAAAGTGGAAAAGTGTCTGTCAAtgtaattttttcatttttttttgtctctggtcaaaaatatttttttgtaacattaaACTGTTTGCTTCAAATGCACTGCGATTGCAACAGcaatgcaaaaagaaaaagaaaaaaaaactgcaaaGTGGCCTCTTGGATGTACTATCTAAAAATGGGCTTATAAGTAGTGAAGAGGCCACTATTAGCTATACTAATGATTCTCGGGGCCCATGAAGTTAAAACGATAACGTCTCATGTCATCTAAAACAAGAGGCCTCTTGGATGTACTATCTAAAAATGGGCTTATAAGTAGTGGAGAGGCCACTATTAGCTATAACAAATGATTCTCGCGGCACATGAAGTCAAAACGATAACGTTCCATCCCTAAAATCGTAAAAGACTTTTGGAGTTGACTGGATCGGATTGTTCCTTCCTCCTCACAGTCACTTCGCCGGCCAACACGATCCTTTCGATCCTCGCTGCCTCTTTTCTTCACCGGTCTGTAACTGCCTCACTCCTCTTTCCCGATCCTAACAGATTGCCAATGTGCTCTGTTGGTTTTAATGAGGTTTTTGTTGTTAGTGCAGTGACGACAAAATGGCTGCTCGTATCTGGATCTTCTTCGCCGTAGTCGCAGCTCTATTCTTGTCTCTTCCATCATCTTCCTCCGCTCAGGATCTCCAGATCGTCAATGCCGAGCGAAGGGTATCTATCTTCTCTCTCACTTACCTTTATGGATCCGTTTCTACTTTTAATTGAAACTTCGAGTCAATGAAGGTTATGTTGGCCTTGTACAATTAGTGTGTTGTTTGTGATCATGTATAGGCCTCTCAACTTTATGTATATTGGACAGATAATCTACTTTTAATTTCATTAATCTGATCTGTATGTATAAATGATACATTGATGTTCGCAGAATATCCTTTCTTGAAAGTGGTGTTTTGATTCTAAAATGCTCCCCCCATTGTGCTTGTTTATCTCTCTGCAGATTGATTTAAGCTCACATATCGTTAAGGCCTTCTTGACTCTTAAGgtatcatctctctctctctctctctatgggATTTGAACCCTTTGTAGATATTTCTTTCTCTCAGATCTATTTGAAGGTAACGGTTCTCTTGTCTGGATTGTTTCTTTAGGTCGAAAACATTGGGAAAGATCCTGCTGCAGATATGCTTCTTGCTTTCCCACCTACCCAGATCAAGAATCTGGCCATGGTCCAAGCCCTGGCAGTTACgggcaagaagaagaagaaaacctaCTTGCCTCTAGATGTGAAACCAACTCAACAGCCTGATGATGCACCAAACGACGCTGGCTACTCCCTTGTTTCCTTTGCTACCCCCTTAGGACCCGGTGAAACTGTTACACTCGAGGTGCTCTACATTTTGACCCATTCCTTGGAACCTTTCCCTGTGGAGATAACCCAGTCAGAGTCTCAGCTGGTTTACTACCGCGATAGTGCTGTGGTGCTGTCACCGTATCGTATTAAGCAACAGACAACTTTCTTTAAGACTCCTAGTACTAGAGTAGAGTCGTTCACTAGCGTCGAACCTGCTAACCGAGCTGGGAAAGAGATCAAATATGGACCGTATGAGGATCGTGCTCCGTACTCCTACGCACCTGTTATCGTTCATTTTGAGAATAACAGTCCGTTTGCTGTTGTTGAGGAACTCGTGCGTGAGATTGAGATCTCGCACTGGGGTAGCCTTCAGATTACAGAGAATTACAGGTTGACCCATGGCGGAGCTCGGCATAAGGGTGTTTTCTCAAGGTATGTAATGGGCTTATTGTATGTGGGGAAGGTTTATCTCTAGTAATTATATGCTAGAGTTTCTGAATATGTGTTGTGAGCTAACTGTTAAGGTTCCATTTTATGCTACCGTTTACAACTTCTGTTAGTAACACTAACTTGTCAATAGCTATGTATGATTATAATACGTATCCCAATCTTCTGAAATggtttttttgtctttttgtagGGTTGAATATCAATCTAGACGTTCTATCAGTGGTTCATCCTCTTTCAATGCGCTCCTTGCAGTACTTCCTCCCAGAGTTAACTCTGTCTACTACCGGGATGACATCGGAAACATCTCAACTTCACATCTGCGTACAGGCTTTAAGAAGGTATACTTGTGTTGCCCTCTTCTATTGATTCTATGGCAATTTAGGCAGTAATATATATTCCCTACAATATTCTCCCAAAAATTATAACTATTCAACGGTATGGTCTTTGCAGTCAGAACTTGAATTTGAACCGCGATACCCATTATTTGGAGGGTGGAGAGCAACCTTTGTCATCGGCTATCGAGTTCCATTAGAGGACTACCTTTTTGAAGCACCCGATGGCAGACGTTACTTGAACTTTACCTTTGGCTGCCCGCTCGTTGAAACTATAGTTAACAAGTTGACTCTCAAAGTGGGTTTTGATAGCATTTTCTACCAATCGTTAtcatattgtttttctttaatccGAGCTCTCTGTTTTTAGCAATCACTCGCTAACACAGGAAGATTTTGTTTCAGGTCGTGCTCCCTGAAGGATCAAAGGACCCTTCTGCTGTTTTGCCCTTTACAGTGAATCAAGACTTACAGGTGCATAACCAACTGCACAGATACATGACCTGCATTTGCAAACTTATGGTTAACATGTATCTATAAATGGTCTTGTGTCAGGTCAAATACTCATACCTTGACATCGTGGGAAGAACCGTGGTTGTGTTGCAAAAGGATAATGTAGTTCCCACTCACAACGTACCTTTCcaggtaaaaaaatatttatctagaTTAGATCATCATGATGTTCTTGTTATGTGTTTTAATAGACGCATAACTCTGGGAACCTTGGTGCCCAATAGTGTTAGTAGCAATATGCTCAAAACTGAATTTGTTGCATGAGTTTACAAACTGTTGTTGCAAAACTGACTAACGTTTCACGGTTTATGGCAGGTGTACTATACGTTCAAACCAATATACATGCTTGCGGAACCACTCATGCTTGTATCagccttcttctttgtctttgttgcTTCTCTTGCGTATGTACACATCGATCTCAATATCGTCAAGAAGTAGAAATCTCAGAGAAAAGTCCTTCACTTGCATTTAATAGAGAGTCCTAAAAGAATAGACGTTTTATAATAACTTTTCTTttcccttttcttttgttcaaaaacaaaagagttttGTAGTTGCTGTTGCCTTTTGTAGCTGTACCTGTATCTTTGACCCTTCTGTTTCTAGTGAACTGATGGTATTTCGCTCTCGTATGCATAAGAAAAAAGTATTTCGCTCTCGAATCTTGATTTCCACCAAGTGAAGACAATGAATGGCACTATTTTCATATTCAATGTTCAGTAGCTGAGTAGTAAACTGTTTACTTATTATATTTACTAAActaaaacatattattattgTCAAAACATGTTTTTTACTTATTATAATTTACAGGTAAATGTAAATTATAACGTATTTTATTATCAGTAAGATAGAtatgtttttgtcaaaagataTTTATGATTATATGTTTCTATACTATTAAACTAGATGATGGCATGTGCGGACTAATATATATCCatctaatttaaattttaatattttaatttaatttatttaattagtttcaaatattaaattaatcaaaatatataatttatcatttttattacaaCACAACATAGCTAATAGTTTggtacttataaaatatttcagttaTTCTATCATCAAAAAATCACACATGTAAAAGATATCATCAACATAATAACTTAATAAAGTTTTGTTAATACTGATAggtaacataaaaaataaatctataaaaCTTATGAAATCAATCCTCCTTTTATCAAAATCTTAACTGCATTTTTATGAATTTCTTTTATCAGAATTTATACTGACAACTATTAACAAAAtctacaataattaaaaacatatttctatttatataaaattttataaactaaagtAATAAATGATATATGTCTAGTAAAAGCTggatttgttttaatttttaacgaagaaaaattatattctctgaattcatatttttgattggTACGATAATTCAGTGATATAAAAGAGAAACAatcttcttttttaaaaatagttaataaacaatattaaatgatttaatattactaaaataaacataGATGAACAAAACTACAATAATAATTATACTgagtataataaaaatatttattaaataatccCTAAAATGTTTTAAGACTAACAATTCAAAAAGTTAATTATTACAAATAATGAGTCCACCTAAATCATGGAATATAGCAAAtaagtttgaaaaaaataataaatcatgaaaaataagcaaaataatCTAAAATCGTGGAGTGTACGACAACTAAGCAAATCTAAAATTACCacc
It encodes:
- the LOC108855885 gene encoding dolichyl-diphosphooligosaccharide--protein glycosyltransferase subunit 1B; the protein is MAARIWIFFAVVAALFLSLPSSSSAQDLQIVNAERRIDLSSHIVKAFLTLKVENIGKDPAADMLLAFPPTQIKNLAMVQALAVTGKKKKKTYLPLDVKPTQQPDDAPNDAGYSLVSFATPLGPGETVTLEVLYILTHSLEPFPVEITQSESQLVYYRDSAVVLSPYRIKQQTTFFKTPSTRVESFTSVEPANRAGKEIKYGPYEDRAPYSYAPVIVHFENNSPFAVVEELVREIEISHWGSLQITENYRLTHGGARHKGVFSRVEYQSRRSISGSSSFNALLAVLPPRVNSVYYRDDIGNISTSHLRTGFKKSELEFEPRYPLFGGWRATFVIGYRVPLEDYLFEAPDGRRYLNFTFGCPLVETIVNKLTLKVVLPEGSKDPSAVLPFTVNQDLQVKYSYLDIVGRTVVVLQKDNVVPTHNVPFQVYYTFKPIYMLAEPLMLVSAFFFVFVASLAYVHIDLNIVKK